Proteins encoded in a region of the Paenibacillus pedocola genome:
- the mutL gene encoding DNA mismatch repair endonuclease MutL, whose amino-acid sequence MAKIHVLDEHIANQIAAGEVVERPASVVKELVENAIDAGSTRIEVTVEEGGLQSIRVKDNGSGIEPEDCETAFYRHATSKIANGRDLFQITSLGFRGEALPSIAAVSKVSLLTASNDDGKGRVIDIEGGKLIRNEDNPSGKGSDLAVRELFYNTPARLKYMKSIQTELGHISDAMYRMALAHPNISFTLHHNGNQLLHTLGNGDLLQVIAAVYGTSAAKAMLPVNAEDPDYRISGYISRPEWTRSNRNAVTTIVGGRYIRSNGLNAAILRAYHTLLPINRYPLLVLQLDMHPSLVDVNVHPAKLEVRFSKENELYTFVEQELRKVLLGQSLIPRPGKEVLGGKGSSSFIQEQFAFTKGTIPQPPESAAGTPVSQDMPVPGGEPYSSVSGSGYGSPAVSRGGGESSAPLFGSARDQRPGQLQSFQPQTRESASAYSGSYPQNAARPRTSEGNGSFRQPAATPGRGNLPSAEELYAPSGNTDPGLPQFPELNYIGQHHGTYIIAQNDSGLYLIDQHAAHERINYEYYYEKFGRPEDASQELLLPITLEFTPSESRQLSERLHWFQQAGVFLEHFGGQTFLVRSLPYWFPEGEEKALVEEMAEWVLSERSIDLAKLREKSSILCSCKASIKANQKLTEPEVEALLSRLAACKQPYTCPHGRPIVVSFSAYDLEKLFKRVM is encoded by the coding sequence ATGGCCAAAATTCATGTACTGGACGAGCATATTGCCAACCAGATTGCTGCCGGGGAAGTGGTGGAGCGTCCTGCTTCTGTTGTGAAGGAGCTGGTAGAAAATGCGATTGATGCCGGCAGTACCCGCATTGAGGTTACGGTAGAAGAGGGCGGCCTGCAGAGTATCCGGGTTAAAGACAACGGCTCAGGCATCGAGCCTGAGGATTGCGAGACCGCCTTCTACCGCCATGCAACGAGTAAAATTGCCAATGGCCGTGATTTGTTCCAGATCACCAGCCTCGGGTTCCGGGGCGAAGCATTGCCCAGTATTGCGGCCGTGTCTAAGGTATCACTGCTGACTGCAAGCAATGATGACGGTAAAGGCAGAGTGATCGATATCGAAGGCGGTAAACTGATCCGGAATGAAGATAATCCGTCCGGGAAGGGCAGTGATCTGGCTGTACGGGAATTGTTTTATAATACCCCGGCAAGGCTGAAATACATGAAGAGCATCCAAACAGAGCTGGGGCATATTTCGGATGCGATGTACCGGATGGCCTTGGCACATCCGAATATCTCTTTTACACTGCATCATAATGGCAACCAGCTGCTGCATACCCTCGGCAACGGCGATCTGCTTCAGGTCATCGCTGCCGTCTACGGCACATCCGCTGCTAAGGCGATGCTGCCGGTAAATGCAGAGGATCCGGATTACCGGATCTCAGGCTACATCAGCCGGCCGGAATGGACCCGTTCCAACCGGAATGCGGTCACCACGATTGTGGGCGGTCGTTATATCCGCAGCAACGGCCTGAACGCGGCGATCCTGCGGGCCTATCATACGCTGCTGCCGATCAACCGTTATCCGCTGCTCGTGCTGCAGCTTGACATGCATCCGTCGCTTGTTGATGTCAATGTGCATCCGGCGAAGCTGGAAGTCCGCTTTAGTAAGGAAAATGAGCTGTATACCTTTGTTGAACAGGAGCTCCGCAAGGTCCTTCTCGGCCAAAGCCTGATTCCCCGCCCTGGTAAGGAAGTGCTCGGCGGAAAAGGCAGCAGCTCCTTCATCCAGGAGCAGTTCGCTTTCACCAAAGGAACGATACCGCAGCCACCGGAGTCTGCTGCAGGAACTCCAGTATCACAGGACATGCCTGTCCCTGGAGGAGAGCCCTATTCAAGTGTATCCGGTAGCGGCTACGGATCACCGGCTGTGAGCCGTGGCGGCGGAGAGAGCAGTGCGCCGCTGTTTGGCAGCGCCCGCGATCAGCGGCCCGGACAGTTACAGTCCTTCCAGCCGCAGACCAGGGAGAGTGCGTCTGCCTATAGCGGCAGCTATCCCCAGAACGCTGCGCGTCCACGGACAAGCGAAGGTAACGGCAGCTTCCGGCAGCCGGCAGCCACGCCCGGACGAGGAAACCTGCCTTCGGCAGAGGAGCTATACGCTCCAAGCGGCAATACGGATCCCGGTCTTCCGCAGTTTCCTGAGCTGAACTATATCGGCCAGCATCACGGCACATATATTATTGCCCAGAATGACAGCGGACTGTATCTGATTGACCAGCACGCTGCACATGAACGGATTAACTACGAATATTACTATGAGAAGTTCGGTCGTCCGGAGGATGCCTCGCAGGAGCTGCTGCTGCCTATTACCCTGGAGTTTACTCCATCGGAGAGCCGCCAGCTCAGCGAGCGGCTTCACTGGTTCCAGCAGGCTGGCGTCTTTCTGGAGCATTTCGGCGGCCAGACATTCCTGGTCCGCTCTTTGCCTTACTGGTTTCCTGAGGGGGAAGAGAAGGCGCTGGTAGAAGAAATGGCAGAATGGGTACTGAGCGAGCGTTCGATTGATCTGGCGAAGCTGCGCGAGAAATCCTCCATACTCTGCTCCTGCAAGGCTTCCATTAAAGCTAACCAGAAGCTGACGGAGCCGGAAGTAGAAGCGCTTCTCTCAAGGCTGGCAGCCTGCAAGCAGCCCTATACCTGCCCGCATGGACGGCCGATCGTTGTATCCTTTTCCGCCTATGATTTGGAGAAGCTGTTCAAACGTGTTATGTAG
- the mutS gene encoding DNA mismatch repair protein MutS, whose product MAKYTPMIEQYLKVKEGAQDAFLFFRLGDFYEMFFDDALLASKELEITLTGREGGGDEKIPMCGVPYHAAEGYIQRLIEKGYKVAICEQLDDPAVTKGMVRRDIVRVVTPGTVMDGKIITDKSNNYLVCVTEDDGMMALAACDLTTGELYVTSVLSGAEWLRDEIGIYEPAEIIGDAALLEQLRSEASLLAKPVVYTPWDKREEELARRQFGEAAWVRLEKERGQCLALLISYLSETQRRSLGQLSQISPYEPGNYMILDPFTRRNLELTETVRERSKKGSLLWLLDRTETSMGGRLLRRRIDKPLLQRAPIERRLEAVDYLYNQFIVREDLRGALKEIYDLERLVGRIAFGSANGRDMNALKLSLAQIPALKDMCMTSGSATLREIGASMDECAELRDDIDMAIVEDAPVSVRDGGIIRTGYHERLDELREASTSGKRWIAELEAKERVATGIKSLKIGYNKIFGYYIEITRSNLSSLPEGRYERKQTLANAERYVTPELKEKEALILEAQDKMTDLEYSLFTELRDRIAAQIPRLQALAEKVAEIDVYQCLAAVSAEHRFVKPKLSDGYDLRLEGGRHPVVEAVLKDSAFIANGSTLSKDEGNILLITGPNMAGKSTYMRQVALICILAQIGCFVPATSAEVPLIDRIFTRIGAADDLIGGQSTFMVEMADIQVMTEKATSRSLIIIDELGRGTSTSEGMAIAQAVIEYVHDTIACKALVSTHFHELAHLEESLQGLSNYSMAVQESGDKVNFLRKLVPGAADSSYGIYCARLAGLPEGIIDRAYGLLQSIEQAAPPGSAVLNYGAGYEGRTSSGELREVQLSSGQPQGSAALSAMDTLPTGNSHSASAALSGSTAYAESAVSLASFEAAPGQEVVQLSIFGEEEPPKSRKGSAETAAAPTVKENPVVKELVAAVQGADLMNMTPLQAMSLLNELKLKAKGL is encoded by the coding sequence ATGGCAAAATATACGCCGATGATCGAGCAATATTTAAAGGTAAAGGAAGGGGCGCAGGACGCATTCCTTTTTTTTCGGCTGGGCGATTTCTATGAAATGTTCTTTGATGATGCGCTTCTTGCCTCGAAGGAGCTTGAGATAACATTAACCGGCCGGGAGGGCGGCGGTGATGAGAAGATTCCGATGTGCGGAGTGCCCTATCATGCCGCCGAAGGTTACATACAGCGTCTGATTGAAAAAGGCTACAAAGTCGCGATCTGCGAGCAGCTGGATGATCCGGCCGTAACCAAAGGTATGGTGCGGCGCGATATCGTCCGTGTGGTGACACCGGGGACCGTTATGGACGGGAAGATTATTACGGATAAAAGCAATAATTATCTCGTGTGTGTCACTGAAGATGACGGAATGATGGCACTGGCCGCCTGCGATCTGACGACAGGGGAGCTGTACGTTACGTCAGTTCTGTCAGGAGCAGAGTGGCTGCGTGACGAGATTGGTATTTATGAACCAGCGGAGATTATCGGGGATGCCGCGCTGCTGGAGCAGCTCCGCAGTGAAGCTTCATTGCTGGCCAAGCCTGTAGTGTACACCCCTTGGGATAAACGGGAAGAAGAATTAGCCCGCCGCCAGTTCGGAGAAGCAGCATGGGTGCGCCTGGAGAAGGAGCGGGGCCAGTGTCTGGCGCTCCTGATCTCCTATTTAAGCGAAACCCAGCGCCGTTCGCTCGGTCAGTTAAGCCAGATTTCACCTTATGAACCTGGAAACTATATGATTCTTGATCCGTTCACCCGCCGCAATCTGGAATTGACCGAGACCGTGCGAGAACGCTCCAAAAAAGGCTCACTACTTTGGCTGCTGGACCGCACCGAAACCTCAATGGGCGGCCGTCTGCTGCGCCGGAGAATTGATAAGCCGCTGCTGCAGCGCGCTCCGATTGAGCGGAGGCTGGAAGCTGTCGATTATTTATATAACCAGTTTATCGTACGTGAAGATCTTCGCGGAGCCCTCAAAGAGATTTATGACCTGGAACGGCTGGTCGGACGCATTGCCTTCGGCAGTGCCAACGGCCGCGACATGAACGCGCTTAAGCTGTCATTGGCGCAGATTCCGGCACTCAAGGACATGTGTATGACTTCCGGATCCGCGACGCTGCGGGAAATCGGAGCTTCGATGGATGAGTGCGCCGAGCTGCGTGACGATATTGATATGGCCATTGTTGAAGATGCGCCGGTGTCGGTGCGGGACGGCGGGATTATCCGGACAGGCTACCATGAGCGTCTGGATGAGCTGCGTGAAGCCAGCACGAGCGGCAAACGCTGGATTGCTGAGCTGGAGGCGAAGGAGCGGGTCGCAACAGGCATTAAGTCCCTGAAGATCGGTTATAACAAAATCTTCGGCTATTATATTGAAATCACCCGTTCCAACCTCTCTTCGCTGCCTGAAGGGAGATATGAGCGTAAGCAGACGCTGGCTAATGCCGAGCGCTATGTTACACCGGAACTCAAAGAGAAGGAAGCTTTAATTCTGGAAGCACAGGATAAGATGACAGATCTGGAATACAGTCTTTTCACCGAACTGCGTGACCGCATCGCCGCACAAATTCCGCGCCTGCAGGCCTTGGCTGAGAAAGTCGCGGAAATCGATGTCTATCAATGCCTCGCAGCTGTCAGCGCCGAGCATCGTTTTGTAAAGCCTAAGCTGTCGGACGGATATGACCTGCGGCTGGAGGGCGGACGTCACCCTGTTGTGGAAGCGGTGCTGAAGGATTCAGCCTTTATTGCCAACGGCAGTACACTCAGTAAGGACGAAGGGAACATTTTGCTGATTACCGGACCCAATATGGCCGGTAAGAGCACATATATGCGCCAGGTAGCTCTTATCTGTATCCTGGCACAAATCGGCTGCTTCGTACCGGCTACGAGTGCTGAGGTGCCGCTGATCGACCGGATCTTTACCCGGATCGGAGCAGCGGATGACCTGATCGGCGGGCAGAGCACCTTCATGGTGGAGATGGCTGATATTCAGGTCATGACCGAGAAAGCAACCTCGCGCAGTCTGATTATTATCGACGAGCTGGGCCGGGGAACCTCGACCAGCGAGGGCATGGCGATTGCCCAGGCGGTTATCGAGTATGTGCATGATACGATTGCCTGCAAAGCGCTTGTCTCGACGCACTTTCATGAGCTGGCTCATCTGGAGGAGAGTCTCCAGGGGCTTAGCAATTATTCAATGGCTGTCCAGGAAAGCGGCGACAAAGTGAACTTCCTCCGCAAGCTCGTGCCTGGAGCGGCTGATAGCAGCTACGGCATCTATTGCGCGCGGCTGGCAGGACTGCCTGAAGGCATTATTGACCGGGCATACGGATTACTCCAAAGCATTGAGCAAGCGGCTCCTCCGGGCAGCGCAGTGCTGAATTATGGTGCCGGTTATGAGGGCCGAACTTCCTCAGGAGAATTAAGAGAGGTTCAGCTGTCTTCCGGGCAGCCGCAGGGCAGCGCTGCTTTGTCTGCAATGGACACTCTGCCAACAGGGAATTCACACTCCGCTTCTGCAGCTCTTTCCGGCAGTACGGCTTATGCCGAGTCTGCCGTTTCGCTGGCTTCCTTTGAAGCTGCACCGGGACAGGAAGTAGTACAGCTGTCGATTTTCGGGGAAGAAGAGCCGCCCAAGAGCCGGAAGGGCAGTGCGGAAACCGCAGCTGCGCCTACAGTGAAGGAGAACCCTGTGGTGAAGGAGCTTGTCGCTGCCGTGCAGGGCGCTGACCTCATGAATATGACTCCGCTGCAGGCTATGAGCCTGCTGAACGAGCTTAAATTGAAAGCAAAGGGACTATAA
- a CDS encoding GNAT family N-acetyltransferase translates to MIRKLHEADRTRLMELVGRNPAINLYIIGDVENFGFDQEFLELWGECDSEDGPLKAILVRYYNSYLPYGEGPFDVDGFAGLVRMNKEAEMISGATDVVQAFRGRMNIRDEKQMYFAELKELGEVTRPAAAASIDIQKATVQHVDAICTLTDQIEEFLSRPEDSRKSLHKTLESGTGRTYFVEQDGKIIASASTSAENSMSAMIVAVATHPDYRNQGLASHLMAKLCADMLAEGKSLCLFYNNPQAGLIYKRLGFRDIGSWTMMYLNQAF, encoded by the coding sequence ATGATACGAAAATTACATGAAGCTGACCGGACACGGCTGATGGAGCTCGTTGGCCGCAATCCGGCAATCAACCTGTATATTATCGGGGACGTGGAGAATTTCGGCTTTGATCAGGAGTTTTTGGAGCTGTGGGGTGAATGTGATTCTGAGGATGGTCCGCTAAAAGCGATACTGGTCCGTTACTATAACAGTTATCTGCCTTATGGCGAAGGCCCGTTTGACGTTGACGGTTTTGCCGGGCTGGTGCGCATGAATAAAGAGGCTGAAATGATTTCCGGCGCTACAGATGTTGTGCAGGCTTTTAGAGGACGAATGAATATCCGGGATGAAAAGCAAATGTACTTCGCGGAGCTGAAGGAATTGGGAGAAGTAACCCGCCCCGCTGCAGCCGCTTCAATTGACATCCAAAAGGCGACGGTACAACATGTCGATGCCATCTGTACGCTGACAGATCAGATTGAGGAATTTCTCAGCAGACCTGAAGATTCGCGGAAAAGTCTGCACAAAACGCTGGAAAGCGGTACGGGCCGAACCTATTTCGTGGAGCAGGACGGGAAGATTATTGCCTCAGCATCCACCTCTGCAGAGAATTCCATGTCGGCGATGATCGTTGCAGTGGCTACTCATCCGGACTACAGGAATCAAGGGCTCGCGTCCCACTTAATGGCTAAGCTGTGCGCTGATATGCTGGCAGAAGGCAAATCCCTGTGCCTTTTCTACAACAATCCTCAAGCCGGCCTGATCTACAAAAGGCTTGGCTTCCGCGACATCGGCTCATGGACGATGATGTATTTAAATCAGGCGTTTTAA
- a CDS encoding putative amidoligase domain-containing protein, whose product MNEGLNVFVGLTPGQREARLLRCGLHAAMIPAGRAKPRQAEAGNSNKKSVNTYGSEPESITHKQRYRVSVFNLEVIRLQALGTGQAMRKERHSRGRRTAVERETGNAGFTAGDGLGNAGNGFGAWEGVQEGSSLPVMRRGTAGLLRGTAIRALYSLGLDSGEVWLTAMGDRHYAVEDVIPLLHTPGQPLPAPFQAAFQALALALAREQQGRPGLLMGMDPEFLLLRGSSGRVVPASRFLPLDGVAGCDAGPPGTQGLFPVAELRPAPHGEPRALLAQLMSAARAADRLVADRSLSWRAGGMPLRGWALGGHLHFSGVTLTAPLLRALDNYLALPLMLLEDARATARRPRYGVLGDFRIQPHGGFEYRTLPSFLVSPVIAKGAVFLAHLIVSRYEDLTLRPLDREDLHAAYYSGNKTPLRAAFIPLQAQLRSLSGYSQAARYIEPLLHYIAAERTWDESRDIRMLWQSKETYTD is encoded by the coding sequence ATGAATGAAGGTCTTAACGTGTTCGTCGGGTTAACGCCGGGTCAGCGGGAAGCCAGACTGCTGCGATGCGGGCTCCATGCGGCTATGATTCCTGCGGGCCGGGCAAAGCCGCGGCAAGCGGAGGCTGGCAACTCTAATAAAAAGTCAGTAAATACATATGGTTCAGAGCCTGAGAGCATTACTCATAAACAACGTTACCGGGTTAGTGTGTTCAATCTGGAGGTCATCCGGCTCCAGGCACTTGGTACAGGACAGGCTATGAGGAAGGAACGGCATAGCAGAGGTCGTCGAACCGCTGTAGAGAGGGAGACAGGCAATGCGGGATTTACAGCCGGTGACGGGCTTGGGAATGCAGGAAACGGCTTTGGCGCATGGGAAGGCGTGCAGGAGGGTAGCAGTCTTCCGGTCATGCGGCGTGGAACAGCCGGATTGCTGCGGGGCACTGCGATCCGTGCGCTTTACAGTTTGGGGCTGGATAGTGGAGAGGTGTGGTTAACCGCTATGGGCGACCGGCATTACGCAGTGGAGGATGTTATTCCGCTGCTTCACACACCCGGCCAGCCGCTGCCGGCCCCATTCCAGGCCGCTTTCCAGGCGCTGGCCTTGGCACTGGCCCGGGAGCAGCAAGGCCGCCCCGGTCTGCTGATGGGCATGGACCCGGAGTTCCTCCTGCTCCGGGGAAGCTCCGGCCGCGTCGTGCCCGCGTCGCGGTTCCTGCCCCTGGATGGCGTCGCGGGCTGCGACGCCGGGCCCCCGGGAACGCAGGGCCTGTTCCCGGTCGCCGAGCTGCGCCCTGCGCCGCACGGGGAACCGCGTGCGCTGCTGGCGCAGCTGATGTCCGCCGCCCGTGCAGCGGACCGGCTCGTCGCCGACCGCTCGCTAAGCTGGCGTGCGGGAGGGATGCCGCTGAGAGGCTGGGCCCTCGGCGGCCATCTGCACTTCAGCGGCGTGACGCTGACGGCGCCGCTGCTGCGTGCGCTCGACAACTACCTCGCGCTGCCGCTGATGCTGCTCGAGGACGCCAGGGCGACTGCGCGGCGTCCGCGTTACGGCGTGCTCGGCGATTTCCGGATTCAGCCGCATGGCGGCTTTGAATACCGGACCCTGCCGAGCTTCCTGGTGTCCCCGGTCATCGCCAAAGGCGCGGTCTTCCTTGCTCACCTGATTGTGAGCCGCTACGAAGACCTTACGCTGCGCCCGCTCGACCGGGAGGATCTGCATGCCGCTTATTACAGCGGCAATAAAACCCCGCTGCGCGCAGCATTTATCCCGCTGCAGGCGCAGCTAAGGTCCCTAAGCGGCTATTCGCAGGCCGCCCGGTATATTGAACCGCTGCTGCACTACATCGCAGCAGAACGGACATGGGATGAGTCGCGCGATATCCGCATGTTGTGGCAGAGCAAAGAAACCTATACAGACTAA
- a CDS encoding outer spore coat protein CotE — MSLSHKRQTREIITKAICGKGRKFSTATHTVTPPHHPTSILGAWIINHQYEAVAAGNGIEVIGTYDVNIWYSYDKNKQTEVAKETVSYVELIPLSYLDPRHRASTVEVSAEATQEPNCVEAGVSPGGGSVTLRVEREFEAELVAETKVRVYVSDQADDLEDKDYDFDGESFDYDDLDPDALDDEL; from the coding sequence ATGTCATTAAGCCATAAACGTCAAACAAGGGAGATCATTACGAAGGCAATTTGCGGCAAAGGTCGTAAGTTCTCTACCGCAACCCATACCGTGACTCCGCCACATCATCCGACTAGTATTCTGGGGGCTTGGATCATTAACCACCAGTACGAAGCGGTTGCCGCCGGGAACGGAATCGAAGTAATTGGTACTTACGATGTAAACATCTGGTACTCGTATGACAAAAACAAGCAAACCGAGGTAGCCAAAGAAACGGTTTCCTACGTGGAGCTTATTCCGCTGTCATACCTGGATCCGAGACACCGCGCTTCCACGGTTGAGGTCTCTGCGGAGGCAACGCAGGAACCAAACTGTGTGGAAGCGGGAGTATCTCCAGGCGGCGGCAGTGTTACGCTCCGTGTGGAACGGGAATTTGAGGCGGAACTGGTGGCTGAGACCAAGGTCCGTGTGTATGTTAGTGATCAGGCCGACGATCTGGAAGACAAGGATTATGATTTCGATGGTGAAAGCTTCGATTATGATGATCTGGACCCTGACGCCCTGGATGATGAGCTGTAA
- a CDS encoding HD-GYP domain-containing protein — protein sequence MRTINNINNEQYLGKQLVDNLFNHKGVFVLPAKTLLTGDHIRLISQHRIMLQPQDVVQVDSATFYQIAVDDCTAAMESIFEQLRYNKSKRLPMIELRNEVIPFIQQVSEKNDFFGILAALQPKDDYTYRHNVAVGILSTLLGKWLKLKPEELGMLTIAATLHDIGKIMIPSEILTKAGPLDEEEMALMRKHTTYGYELIRDTVGTNHQQALVALQHHERMDGSGYPFGVLGHRITDFSKIVAVTDIFHAMTSERFYRPAAPLYEVLRQMEDNAFGKLDPYICSVFINKLMQSMLGNDVELTDGRVGKIILILAHDPLRPLVNIEEDFIDLSRHRDLGIVRVIPQ from the coding sequence GTGAGAACAATAAACAACATCAATAATGAACAATATCTCGGCAAGCAGCTTGTAGACAATCTTTTTAATCATAAGGGTGTATTTGTTCTGCCCGCGAAGACACTATTAACAGGTGACCATATCCGTCTGATCAGCCAGCATAGGATTATGCTTCAGCCTCAGGATGTCGTTCAGGTTGATAGTGCGACCTTTTACCAGATTGCTGTCGATGATTGTACTGCTGCAATGGAGAGTATTTTTGAACAGCTGCGCTATAACAAAAGCAAACGTCTACCGATGATTGAGCTCAGAAATGAAGTTATTCCTTTTATCCAGCAGGTCAGCGAGAAGAACGATTTCTTTGGAATACTGGCTGCATTGCAGCCGAAAGACGATTATACATATAGACATAATGTTGCTGTCGGGATTCTGTCTACACTCCTCGGCAAATGGCTTAAGCTTAAGCCGGAAGAGCTGGGTATGCTGACCATCGCGGCAACCTTGCATGACATCGGGAAGATTATGATTCCATCGGAAATACTGACTAAAGCCGGACCGCTGGATGAGGAAGAAATGGCACTGATGCGGAAGCACACTACGTACGGATATGAACTGATCAGAGATACCGTAGGTACGAACCATCAACAGGCACTTGTGGCCCTGCAGCATCATGAACGGATGGATGGCAGCGGCTATCCCTTCGGCGTACTTGGACACCGGATTACCGATTTTAGCAAAATTGTTGCGGTAACTGATATTTTCCATGCCATGACCTCCGAACGGTTCTACCGTCCTGCAGCGCCGTTATATGAGGTTTTGAGGCAGATGGAGGATAATGCATTCGGTAAGCTTGACCCGTATATTTGCAGTGTCTTTATTAATAAGCTGATGCAATCCATGTTAGGGAATGATGTAGAGCTGACAGACGGCCGTGTCGGTAAAATCATCCTGATTCTCGCCCATGACCCGCTGCGTCCGCTCGTTAACATTGAGGAGGATTTCATTGATCTGAGCAGACACCGGGATCTGGGGATTGTTCGGGTCATCCCGCAGTAA
- a CDS encoding aromatic acid exporter family protein, protein MGFRIIKTAAATLLSILLAAAAGIPNAQSAGLLAILGVETTRKRSLRTITARFSASLVGLLIGCILFYVLGFHYWVLGLYVLFGFPMIVKSGFKEGIVTSSVIVFRVFGQAELSVHVLLQQIELLAIGLGSAGLVNLIYMPETGSVISGIRKEVDGYFSVIFKQMATTLRDPSYLWDGKELIGANEAVQRGLTAASREMENHVIHPDEAWNVYFYMRKEQLESIQNMMQLLSQVYRQLPHGDMVAELFDQLSGDVLAEEYTGRTERLLEGVEQEFQQMELPDTREEFEVRSAILQVCRELALYLKIAKRHKVPVEVKPVKRLSSFKGNW, encoded by the coding sequence ATGGGATTTCGGATTATCAAAACAGCGGCTGCCACGCTGCTGTCAATTCTGCTGGCAGCCGCCGCGGGTATACCTAATGCGCAAAGTGCCGGCCTGCTCGCGATTCTCGGGGTAGAAACAACGCGTAAAAGGAGTCTTCGAACGATTACGGCGCGTTTTTCCGCCTCGCTTGTGGGACTCTTAATAGGTTGTATTCTTTTTTATGTGCTGGGTTTTCATTATTGGGTGCTGGGGCTTTACGTTCTCTTCGGCTTTCCGATGATCGTCAAGTCGGGCTTCAAGGAAGGGATTGTAACAAGCTCTGTTATCGTGTTCCGCGTGTTTGGACAAGCTGAGCTTTCCGTGCATGTCCTGCTCCAGCAGATCGAACTGTTGGCAATCGGACTCGGATCGGCCGGTCTTGTGAATCTGATTTATATGCCGGAGACTGGAAGTGTGATTTCCGGCATCCGCAAGGAGGTCGACGGGTATTTTTCAGTGATTTTCAAACAGATGGCTACAACGCTGCGTGATCCTTCCTATTTGTGGGATGGCAAGGAGCTGATCGGTGCGAATGAGGCCGTGCAGCGGGGATTGACAGCAGCGTCACGAGAAATGGAGAATCATGTGATTCATCCGGACGAAGCATGGAATGTCTACTTCTATATGCGCAAGGAACAGCTGGAATCAATCCAGAATATGATGCAGCTGCTCTCCCAGGTCTACCGGCAGCTTCCGCATGGGGACATGGTGGCAGAGCTGTTCGACCAATTGAGCGGGGATGTGCTGGCGGAGGAATACACAGGCCGGACAGAACGGCTGCTGGAGGGAGTCGAGCAGGAGTTTCAGCAGATGGAGCTTCCGGATACACGGGAGGAGTTCGAGGTCCGTTCTGCGATTTTGCAGGTATGCCGTGAGCTGGCGCTGTATTTAAAAATTGCCAAACGCCATAAAGTTCCGGTTGAAGTGAAGCCGGTGAAACGCCTGTCCTCCTTCAAGGGCAATTGGTAA
- a CDS encoding ABC transporter permease, with translation MKSDERNENPAPREQWLQQKHLDYKKKKRNWRSRVMAVRGSLLVLFFLVWEVGARLGWIDELLFSYPTKVFRQIWEDMASGSLWPHLGMTVGETVVGFVLGTLLGTLLAVVIWWSPFLSAVLDPYMVVFNSMPKVALGPIFIVMFGAGFTAIVVTTLSITVIITTLVVYNSFCSVDPNLVKVVRSFGASRVQEFFKVILPASFPTVVSTLKVNVGMSWVGVIVGEFLVAKSGLGYLIIYGFQVFNFTLVMSSLLIIAAVATAMYQLVVYVEKLLLSRI, from the coding sequence GTGAAATCAGACGAACGGAATGAGAATCCGGCTCCCCGGGAGCAGTGGCTGCAGCAGAAGCATCTGGATTATAAGAAGAAAAAACGGAATTGGCGCAGCAGGGTTATGGCCGTCCGCGGCAGCCTGCTAGTCCTTTTCTTCCTTGTGTGGGAAGTAGGAGCCAGGCTTGGCTGGATCGATGAGCTGCTGTTCAGCTATCCGACTAAGGTCTTCCGGCAAATCTGGGAGGATATGGCCAGTGGAAGCCTGTGGCCGCATTTAGGGATGACCGTAGGAGAAACGGTAGTCGGCTTCGTGCTGGGAACCCTGCTCGGCACCTTGCTGGCCGTCGTCATCTGGTGGTCCCCCTTTTTATCCGCAGTCCTTGACCCGTATATGGTTGTGTTCAACAGTATGCCGAAAGTGGCCCTCGGGCCAATTTTCATCGTGATGTTCGGAGCAGGCTTTACTGCGATAGTAGTCACCACTTTATCCATTACGGTAATCATTACTACGCTGGTGGTTTATAACAGCTTTTGCAGTGTTGATCCCAATCTGGTCAAAGTCGTGCGTTCGTTCGGGGCATCGCGTGTGCAGGAATTTTTCAAAGTGATCCTTCCGGCATCTTTTCCTACAGTTGTCTCTACATTGAAGGTAAATGTGGGCATGTCCTGGGTGGGAGTGATTGTCGGCGAGTTTCTGGTGGCTAAATCGGGACTCGGCTATCTGATCATTTACGGCTTTCAGGTGTTCAATTTTACGCTCGTGATGTCGAGCCTGCTGATTATTGCAGCAGTTGCTACAGCAATGTATCAACTGGTTGTGTACGTGGAGAAGTTGCTATTGTCGAGGATTTGA